In the Arthrobacter zhaoxinii genome, one interval contains:
- a CDS encoding TY-Chap2 family putative peptide chaperone translates to MQQAEEGTIGYAQVNALSWRVASELARRDPSVFVGLTGYGGGASHADALMLTNGGGIRYDARRMGSGFSACVNHGDHLMIPWERALQMRSARDIAIALERSAGVHLPSKAPATSGRALGYRLIASILEMTLGDRRSWQVYETEGGPLAGPREGVLARLQNYEDTRWILRRDEEPVATVDNFGFLKLDAKVVDLSARYQELNRSIFALTMDVFGGLLP, encoded by the coding sequence ATGCAACAGGCAGAAGAGGGAACCATTGGTTACGCTCAGGTTAATGCGTTGTCATGGCGGGTCGCCAGCGAGCTGGCTAGAAGGGATCCCTCCGTTTTCGTAGGACTAACGGGATACGGTGGCGGTGCATCCCATGCTGATGCTCTTATGCTCACCAACGGCGGTGGCATCCGTTATGACGCGAGGCGTATGGGTAGTGGGTTTTCCGCATGCGTCAACCACGGCGACCATTTGATGATCCCCTGGGAAAGAGCACTTCAAATGCGTAGTGCACGGGATATCGCGATAGCTCTCGAGAGGTCCGCCGGTGTCCATCTACCTTCCAAGGCACCCGCCACCAGCGGACGCGCTCTGGGGTATCGGCTTATTGCGTCAATTTTGGAGATGACGCTGGGCGACCGCCGGTCTTGGCAGGTATACGAGACTGAAGGGGGACCTCTTGCTGGGCCCCGCGAGGGGGTGCTCGCCCGCCTGCAGAACTACGAAGACACTCGATGGATTCTGCGGCGCGATGAGGAGCCAGTGGCGACCGTGGACAATTTTGGTTTCCTCAAACTCGACGCGAAGGTCGTTGACTTGAGCGCCAGATACCAAGAGCTAAATCGGAGCATTTTCGCGCTGACCATGGATGTCTTTGGTGGTCTGCTCCCCTAA
- a CDS encoding NUDIX hydrolase produces MNKPLGTSSLLAYPRPSVAVDTAVLTVARGSICVLLVSRQVHGSPGWALPGTFLHERETLAQAVLRSLREKAGVEGRVPQQLHVFDDPERDDRGWVLSVAHVDAVPLRALESALVSDAVRLSSVTEDRELIAGLPYGQAEMVDKAVQWLRIAYRDTPDPGGLLEEPFTLKDLRDVHEAVAGEPLMRDTFRRQMEPKLVGTGLMSDGTRGRPSRLWRRRGEDPNPRIDLTN; encoded by the coding sequence ATGAACAAACCTCTGGGCACATCCTCCCTGCTTGCCTATCCGCGGCCCTCGGTGGCGGTGGATACCGCTGTCCTGACCGTGGCCCGGGGGAGTATCTGCGTACTCCTGGTGAGCAGGCAGGTCCATGGTTCGCCCGGGTGGGCGCTGCCGGGAACGTTCCTTCACGAACGCGAGACCCTGGCCCAGGCCGTCCTGCGGAGCCTGCGGGAGAAGGCCGGAGTGGAGGGACGGGTGCCCCAGCAACTGCACGTCTTTGATGACCCGGAACGCGACGACCGGGGCTGGGTCCTGTCCGTGGCGCATGTCGACGCCGTTCCGCTCCGAGCGCTGGAGTCGGCTTTGGTGTCCGACGCCGTCCGGCTGTCTTCGGTCACGGAGGATCGGGAGCTGATCGCCGGGCTTCCGTACGGGCAAGCGGAGATGGTGGACAAGGCTGTGCAGTGGCTTCGGATTGCTTACCGGGACACTCCCGATCCTGGTGGTCTGTTGGAAGAGCCCTTTACGCTGAAGGATTTGCGCGACGTGCACGAGGCCGTGGCGGGAGAGCCGCTGATGCGTGACACCTTCCGGCGGCAAATGGAACCGAAGCTGGTCGGTACCGGACTGATGTCCGACGGTACGCGGGGGCGGCCGTCGCGGTTGTGGCGGCGCAGGGGAGAAGACCCTAATCCACGAATAGACCTAACCAACTAA
- a CDS encoding TY-Chap domain-containing protein, with the protein MKDKTWDAFHESIHEEIKWLKDGDFVSIEYGQEIEDAVSPYAQVAREDDYYWCEIVSNTYLPGDTWPLHGDILREAGWNPPDEDCPNWYSQRSGAVAATAAVIHGLRYGRACSDPDFMEWHAATAPPQLG; encoded by the coding sequence ATGAAGGACAAAACCTGGGACGCCTTCCACGAATCCATCCACGAAGAAATCAAGTGGCTCAAGGATGGGGACTTTGTGTCCATTGAGTACGGACAGGAAATCGAAGACGCTGTCTCTCCCTACGCCCAGGTCGCCCGGGAAGACGATTACTACTGGTGCGAGATAGTCTCCAACACCTACCTCCCGGGCGACACATGGCCGCTGCACGGAGACATTCTGCGCGAAGCCGGCTGGAACCCTCCGGACGAGGACTGCCCCAACTGGTACAGCCAACGGTCCGGCGCTGTGGCTGCCACGGCAGCGGTCATTCACGGCCTGCGTTATGGACGAGCGTGTTCCGATCCGGACTTTATGGAATGGCACGCCGCCACGGCACCTCCGCAATTGGGCTAG
- a CDS encoding GIY-YIG nuclease family protein, with product MISTTQAKHEPRIIEQVASLVGNYVYLLVDPTSNEPFYVGKGSGSRMLAHGLEAEALTAKTDEPDAEHSRKIQRIQSIRQQGFEPQIWILRYGMGNEYTAVEAAAIDLLISFRLASPQPTGPLEAGDQLTNARREANSGHGIRTLDSLIAEFAAPELGVETGPLLLITLKNWQDEPLDTPGGSMRRGHGFKAAWFNRENLIAEMDQVADSVRCWWKISQERVERDQIHHVVAVHRGVTRALFEIVPGTWESDGGRRGFQVKPILEGELFERVIGPYGHRTPRKLRGDQSTFNYWVPATGN from the coding sequence ATGATCAGCACCACTCAGGCCAAACACGAGCCCAGAATCATTGAGCAGGTTGCGTCCTTGGTCGGTAACTACGTCTATCTCTTGGTTGACCCGACGAGCAACGAGCCTTTCTATGTGGGTAAGGGATCGGGAAGCAGGATGCTGGCCCATGGTTTGGAGGCAGAAGCTCTAACTGCCAAGACGGATGAGCCGGATGCCGAACACTCTCGGAAAATCCAGCGTATTCAGAGCATTCGTCAACAGGGATTCGAACCGCAGATCTGGATTCTCCGCTACGGCATGGGCAACGAGTACACGGCAGTAGAAGCAGCTGCGATTGATCTGCTGATAAGTTTCCGTCTCGCCTCTCCTCAGCCCACTGGTCCGTTGGAAGCCGGCGACCAACTGACCAACGCCCGTCGAGAGGCGAACTCCGGGCACGGCATCCGCACTTTGGACAGCTTGATAGCCGAGTTCGCAGCACCTGAGCTGGGTGTTGAGACTGGACCCTTACTTCTCATTACTCTCAAAAACTGGCAGGACGAACCACTTGATACCCCCGGCGGCAGCATGCGGAGAGGGCACGGCTTCAAGGCCGCGTGGTTCAACAGGGAAAACCTCATAGCTGAAATGGACCAGGTCGCCGACTCTGTTCGGTGCTGGTGGAAGATTAGCCAGGAACGCGTGGAACGCGACCAGATCCATCATGTAGTTGCCGTTCACCGCGGGGTGACCCGGGCACTATTCGAGATCGTCCCGGGAACGTGGGAGTCAGACGGCGGTCGGAGAGGTTTTCAGGTCAAACCGATTCTCGAAGGGGAACTTTTCGAACGGGTGATCGGACCGTATGGTCACCGCACTCCGCGCAAACTACGTGGCGACCAGAGCACCTTCAACTACTGGGTTCCGGCCACCGGTAACTAG